In Glycine max cultivar Williams 82 chromosome 15, Glycine_max_v4.0, whole genome shotgun sequence, the DNA window tgattccATATCCTTTTTCTTCAATCTAAAAATAAAGATTCGTTATCTATTAAAGTTCTTACAAAActtcttaattattcatttcttgttaaaactcttaTATATGTTACCAATAGCTTATGTGTTGAAAAATTGCCCTTTCCTTATCATCAGTTATAGGAGTCATCAAGAGTATGGATTTTGGAAAGACTAATGAAGCATCCAATTCAAAGCTGGTTCATGACTTCGACTTGAACATTGCATATGTGGAGGAATTTGATCATGTGAATGCTGAAAACGAGTTTTCATCGCCCATTCTCGTGAATACTACTCAGCAGGCTTGTAAAAATAGCATTGAAGTAAGTCCTAGCAGTGATTATATATGTAGCTAGGTTTATCATGAATCCAAGTaacaaatttctttaataaaaataattgatgtaaaaatgTCAAGATAGCTTCCATTATTCTCCAATCTCCATCACAATACCGTTACCAAATGGTAGCGTAACAAACTAAGAATCGTGTACAAAATAACATTATTGACAATAAGCCAAAGTATGGTTGTGAACAGAACATGAACATAGAGGATGCAATTGCAAATAACCGGGAGACAACTATTCAAGCAAATTCTGCTGCTAAGGGAGCTACCTCTGAAGATACGAGGCAAGTTGAACCCAAGTATATTGCCTCTGTCTCCTTTACACCAGCAAGAATCTCTCAATACCTTCGTCGTCGCCGCCACCATCGAGGTGCAGAATCTAAGCAGAGTACTGATCCAGATAAACTCTGCactaatttttattgtaaaacaAGAAAAACTCCCATGTGGCGCAAGGGACCTCTGGGACCAAAGGTAAATAGTGAACAACTTAAAACACATATGCACCTATCACCTATATATGTAACATCCTACATGTATGTATCTATGACCAAACCCGGTTTCTTATctgttatgtatatatatataattgaatgagAATTGACTCAGTCATCTAATTACATAGACATGTagtttacttttataataactccTTTAAGGTTATATTTAAGATGATTAATTACGAGTAAACTACCATTTTAGTTACTAGAAATATAACTTTATCACATTAATCTCTAAagtaaagaaaagtaaaaaaaaaaaaccctaaaatttCCAGTTATTTTATACAAGTCCCTAATCTCAAGTGTTTAATATCATTTTGATCCCTAAACACATGCTAATATTATAATGTACATcacacttttttataaaaattttggaCTGATGTCATAGAGGGTTGAtggattacatttttttatatacttttaaggattaaaattgtTGTTTACTAGATTAATTGAGAATGCAAATGacaatataagaaaattacactttttttaatgatattttatgatATTCATACATGCATGTGCTATTGGGtacaaatacaattttaaagCTCATTCAGTATCTGAATGAGCATGCATGGTTAGTTGAAGTCCAATGAgtttgttttaatattattttttttctacagaCTTTGTGCAATGCTTGTGGCCTTCAATACCTTAAGATGGTGAAGGGTACAGGCAGTGGCCTCCCTGCGGCAGTTTCAGATGAAGGTGATGCTTCTGTCCCAGCTGAAACCGTGGAAAGGGATTCAAATCTCTAAATGAAGGGCCAATGTGCTGCTCCACCTTTTGTACTTCATGGCCATTTCTCCATATTTTGAATTACATGTTCGCCTATCTGAGTGTTTCTCTAgcattttgggatttttttttttatggataaaagtAAGGCACTTTT includes these proteins:
- the LOC102663335 gene encoding GATA zinc finger domain-containing protein 9, encoding MDFGKTNEASNSKLVHDFDLNIAYVEEFDHVNAENEFSSPILVNTTQQACKNSIENMNIEDAIANNRETTIQANSAAKGATSEDTRQVEPKYIASVSFTPARISQYLRRRRHHRGAESKQSTDPDKLCTNFYCKTRKTPMWRKGPLGPKTLCNACGLQYLKMVKGTGSGLPAAVSDEGDASVPAETVERDSNL